CGTCAACACACAGCCCTCTGGCGTGGTCGTCGTGGGGGAGCATACAGAACTTTCTGTGAAAACAGAACCTGTGGAGACGACAGAGGTCGTTACACCGTCTGTCACTTACGATGACATCGGCGGCCTAGAGTACGAGTTACAAAGAGTACGCGAAATGATTGAGCTACCACTCAAACACCCTGAGCTTTTCGATCGTCTCGGCATCGATCCACCTAAGGGTGTCCTTCTCTTTGGTCCACCAGGAACTGGAAAAACACTCATTGCGAAGGCCGTGGCGAACGAGGCGGGCGCAAACTTCTACGCGATACAGGGCCCCGAGATCATGAGCAAGTATTACGGTCAGAGTGAGCAGAAACTGCGCGAGAAGTTCGAGGAAGCCGAGAAAAATGCGCCTTCAATCATTTTCATCGATGAGATCGACTCGATCGCACCAAAACGCGAGGAAGTTCAGGGCGAAGTGGAGCGGAGAGTCGTGGCTCAGCTTCTTACGCTTATGGACGGGCTCGGTGGACGTGGGCAGGTCATCGTCATTGGTGCGACGAATCGTGAGGACGCACTCGATCCCGCTTTGAGACGACCCGGGCGGTTTGATCGAGAGATTGAAATTGGCGTCCCGACCAAAGAAGGCAGGAAAGAGATATTGCAGATTCACACACGAGGGATGCCACTTGCTGAGGACGTCGATCTTGATAAGTACGCAAGCTTGACACATGGATTCGTCGGAGCGGATCTCGCCGCCCTTGCGAGGGAAGCTGCTATGAAATGTCTCGCGCGGTATGTGCCGGAACTCGATCTCGATAAACCCGTTCCGCCGGAACTGCTGGAAAAGATGAAGGTCACCGCAAGAGACTTCGATGAAGCTCTGAAGGAAGTCGAGCCGAGCGCGATGAGAGAAGTGCTCATCGAGATCCCGAGGGTTACATGGGACGACATTGGCGGACTCGAAGATGTGAAACAGCAGTTGAAGGAAATGGTCGAGATGCCCCTCGAAGACCCTGAGGCGTTCCGCAGGATGGGCATCAAGCCTCCTAAGGGGATCCTTCTTTATGGACCGCCTGGTACTGGGAAGACGCTGATCGCCAGGGCTGTCGCGACTGAGTCGAAGGCAAACTTCATCTCGATTAAAGGGCCGGAGATCATGAGCAAGTGGGTTGGGGAGAGTGAGAAGGCGGTCCGCCAGATTTTCAAGCGTGCAAAGCAGGTTGCTCCCTCGATTGTTTTCCTTGATGAGATCGATGCTATTGCACCGAAACGGGGGCTCAGCGGCGATACGAAAGTCGTCGAACGTGTTGTCAACCAGCTGCTGACGAGCATGGATGGACTCGAGAGCCTCGATCGGGTCACGGTGATCGCCGCAACCAACCGCCCAGATATCGTGGATCCTGCGATTCTCAGGCCAGGAAGGTTCGACCGCCTCGTTCTGATCCCAGTGCCCGACCTGGAGGCGAGGTTGGCGATCTTGAAGATTCATACGCGATCGATGCCGTTGAAGGACGTCGATCTGGGGTCAATCGCTGCGAGGACAGAGGGATTCGTCGGAGCGGATCTCGAAAACCTTTGCAGGGAAGCCGCGATGAACGCGCTGAGAGAGAACAAGGATGCGTGCCATGTGGAGATGCGCCATTTCGATGCAGCACTCAAAATCGTCCGGCCTTCAGCAGATAAGAATACCATGAAGCAGTACGAGAGTATCGGCCATACACTTCAGAAGGCAAAGACCGGATGGGAAGAACTTGGCGCCTACAGGTGAATACCTGTTACCAGTATTCCCGGATCAAGGTAGCGTCTTCTCCATTCTCAGTCCGTCAACTCCCCCGGAATAATAGTTCTCAAGTTTCTTAACAGTCCTGAATCCAAGCGCTTGATAGAATGCTATCGCATCGGAATTCAATTCGCTGACCTCGAGCGTCATCTTCGTGCACTTTCGCTCAACGGCCAGTCTTTCCGCAGCCCGCATCAGTTCCGTACCTATTCCCATCTTACGATACGCAGGATGAACACAAATCGAATAGACCCGAGCAGCTGGTGTATCCATTCTGAATAGCAGGAGGATGTAGCCACGAATTCCATTGTTCTCGTAGACTAGCGTTGCAGATTGAGCTTTCTTGATAAGATAGGACATCCGCCGGTGTGAAAAGGCATCGATATTGAAAGATTCGTCCTCGAGTTTCTGAATTTCAGGAATATCCTGGGGAGACGCTGTCCTGATCACTTTTTAGCCACCTGCTAGGTATCGTATGATCCTCTCGTAGACCTCCGGGTTCTTTGCGTCCTCGCCTCCCGCGTCGATATTAGGATTGTCGTTGACCTCGATGACCAGGTATTCCCCATCGACTTCTTTTATATCAACTCCATACAGGCCTTTCCCGATAGCAGCGGATGCTTCGATACCTGTTTCGATTAATTCTGGATCGACTTCTTTGAGGTCCATTGCCTGGATTCTCGCCCATGTCACGTGTCCATTTTCTCTATGTTGGATTTTCCAACTACTCGGGGGCATGATGTACTTGCAGACAAAGAGCACTTCTCCGTTAAGCGTCGTAACACGCCAGTCAAAGTTAGAAGGGACAAAGCGTTGGGCGACAATGGCGCTCGTTCTCCGGAAGTATCTCCTCGCAGTCTCCAGGAACTCGGATAGATTCTCTACCTTCTCGACGTAAGTTGAAAAACTGCTGAACGGTGCTTTCAACACAACAGGGCATCCAAGCTCTTCGAAAACTCTTCTG
This DNA window, taken from Methanomassiliicoccales archaeon, encodes the following:
- a CDS encoding CDC48 family AAA ATPase, whose translation is MAESVTLRVARAQHQSEVGLGRARIDAKTRRELGVEVGDVIEIVGKKRTVAKVFRASQEDEGKGIIRIDGMIRSNAGVSIGEKVTVSRADPQPASKVVVAPKIPQGKKVRFGQGVEELFRKGLINRPLIKGDEIIIPNIALMGGFLPFIVVNTQPSGVVVVGEHTELSVKTEPVETTEVVTPSVTYDDIGGLEYELQRVREMIELPLKHPELFDRLGIDPPKGVLLFGPPGTGKTLIAKAVANEAGANFYAIQGPEIMSKYYGQSEQKLREKFEEAEKNAPSIIFIDEIDSIAPKREEVQGEVERRVVAQLLTLMDGLGGRGQVIVIGATNREDALDPALRRPGRFDREIEIGVPTKEGRKEILQIHTRGMPLAEDVDLDKYASLTHGFVGADLAALAREAAMKCLARYVPELDLDKPVPPELLEKMKVTARDFDEALKEVEPSAMREVLIEIPRVTWDDIGGLEDVKQQLKEMVEMPLEDPEAFRRMGIKPPKGILLYGPPGTGKTLIARAVATESKANFISIKGPEIMSKWVGESEKAVRQIFKRAKQVAPSIVFLDEIDAIAPKRGLSGDTKVVERVVNQLLTSMDGLESLDRVTVIAATNRPDIVDPAILRPGRFDRLVLIPVPDLEARLAILKIHTRSMPLKDVDLGSIAARTEGFVGADLENLCREAAMNALRENKDACHVEMRHFDAALKIVRPSADKNTMKQYESIGHTLQKAKTGWEELGAYR
- a CDS encoding N-acetyltransferase — its product is MIRTASPQDIPEIQKLEDESFNIDAFSHRRMSYLIKKAQSATLVYENNGIRGYILLLFRMDTPAARVYSICVHPAYRKMGIGTELMRAAERLAVERKCTKMTLEVSELNSDAIAFYQALGFRTVKKLENYYSGGVDGLRMEKTLP
- a CDS encoding RimK family alpha-L-glutamate ligase, whose product is MANIACFVERYTINRSEELNALTNFKVTALNLGHRFDYIFRSEIHRIPEFDALFIRSTTDPMNASYVASRIAEMNGLRVIDDPDSIIICCDKINMYLRLQKNGLRVPETRFLDKNTLNPDTARRVFEELGCPVVLKAPFSSFSTYVEKVENLSEFLETARRYFRRTSAIVAQRFVPSNFDWRVTTLNGEVLFVCKYIMPPSSWKIQHRENGHVTWARIQAMDLKEVDPELIETGIEASAAIGKGLYGVDIKEVDGEYLVIEVNDNPNIDAGGEDAKNPEVYERIIRYLAGG